From Dehalococcoidia bacterium:
CGGTGGGCGGTGTGCCGGACGTGTACACGCCGCCGAACCTCAAGCTGAAGGGGTTCCCCGACTCGGCCAGCGTCAACGCGGCGGTGGCCAGCGGCCACGCCGACCTGCGCACGGTGCACAAGGACGGCCAGGCGTACCGCGTGCTCTCGCAGATCGTGCGCCGTAACGGGCAGCCACCCGATATCGAGCAGGTGGGGAAGTCGCTGGGGCCGTACCAGAACGAGCTGCGCGACACGGCGCTGGTGCTGGCCGGCGTGGGCATCGGCGCCCTGGCGCTGGCGGCGATGGGCGGCATGCTGGTGGCGGGGCGGGCGCTGCGCCCGGCGCAGCTGAGCTGGCAGCGCCAGCAGGAGTTTGTCGCCGACGCCTCGCACGAGCTGCGCACGCCGCTTTCGCTGATTCGCGCCGACGCCGAGGTGCTGCTGCGCGCCCCCACGCGGCCCGTTGCGGAGAACCGCGACCTCGTCGAAGACATCGTGCACGAGGCCGATCACCTGAGCGCGCTGGTCGCGGACCTGCTGGTGCTGGCCCGGCTCGACGCGGGCCAGTTGCCGCTGCACAAGAGCGAGATCGATGCCGGCGAGCTGCTCAAGGAGCTGGGCAGCCAGACGGTGCGCCTGCTCGCGGGGCGCGACATCGGCCTGCTGCTGCGCCGGCCGCGCCGACTGGTCGTACATGCCGACCGCGACCGCATCGTCCAGGTGCTGCGCATCCTGATCGACAACGCCCAGCGCCACACGCCGGCCGGCGGCTCGATCACGCTGCGGGCGCGGCGCACGGGTGGCCGCGTGCAGCTCAGCGTGGCGGACACCGGCAGCGGCATCCCCCCGGAGCACCGGGAGCGTGTGTTCGAGCGCTTCTACCGCGTGGACGCCGCCCGCGGCCGCACGGACGGCGGCGCCGGCCTGGGGCTGGCGATCGCGCGCGGGCTGGTGGAAGCGCACGAAGGCCGGCTCTGGCTGCAGAGCGAGCGCGGGCGCGGCACCACCGTCTTCGTCGAGCTGCCGGGCTGATCCGCTCTCCCTCTCTGCTGCGTTCCGGCGCAGCGGAAGTCCGAAACAGGCGTGCGCCGCCACGGCTGCGCCGGTCCTTGGTACGACAAGGGCGCTTGCCCGTTCACCCCGCCGGCCTCGCGACACCGTTTGCACCCGGGTGATCTGCCGGCTCGCCGCGCTTGACTGCCCGGACTGCCTGGCCCGCCCCTGCCAGGACGGCCGGCAGCCGCACCCGCGTCGCCGCGCTACGCTGGCACGCAGAACGGGCGGCGGGTCGATGTGTCCTCCGGCGCCGCCGAGCCGCGACGACCCCGCACAACCACGGACTGAGGAGAAAGGCGATGACCGCTGCCAGGCCCGAGGCCGCTGGCGTTCACTATCTCAACCCCGCCGGCTTGCCCGGGAACCCCGCCTTCAGCCAGGCCGTGGCGGTGACCGGTCCCGCCCGGACGATCTACATCGGCATGCAGAACGCGGTGGACGCCGCGGGCACGATCGTGGGCAAGGGCGACGTCGCGGCGCAAACGGAACAGGTGCTCAAGAATATCGAGATCTGCCTGGCCGCGGCGGGTGCGCGGCCGGAGCACCTGGTGATGTGGACCATCTACGTCGCACAGGGGCAGCCGGTTCCGCCCGCGTTTGCGGTGTTTCAACGCTGGTGGGGCGGCCGGCCCAACCCGCCGGCGAACACGGTCCTGCTCACCCCGGCCTTGATTGTCCCCGACTTCCTGATCGGCATCGAGGCGATCGCCGTGGTGCCGCAGAGCGGCTGAGGCCGCCACCTCCTGGTCTGTCTGCCGCACCGCCTGAGCGGCGCCGTCTCGCCGGGGCCGGACCGCGCGCTGAAACCGCCGTATACTGCTGAGCGGCGGGTCGCGGTGCTGCCCCACGCCGTGGCCGTGGTGGAGGAGCGAGCCGATGCGTGGCGTCGTCTTTACCGGCAACCGAGCACTTGAGATCCGCGGCTTTCCGGACCCGCACGCTGGTCCGGGTGAGGCCGTTGTCCAGATCCGCGCCTCCGGCCTGTGCGGCAGTGACCTGCACGCCTACCGCGGCCCGCAGGCGCTGCAGACGATCAGCGGCCATGAGCCCTGCGGCGTGATCGCCGAGCTTGGTCCCGGTGCGCCGGCGGGGCTGAAACCCGGCGACCGGGTGATGGTGCACCACTACGCCGGCTGCGGCCTCTGCGAGATCTGCGCGATGGGCTTCGAGCAGGCCTGCCCCAACGGCCGGGTCACCTATGGCGGCGGCACGGGGCATGGCGCCAACGCCGACGCGATGCTGGTGCCGGCGCGCACGCTCGTGCCGCTGCCGGACGAGCTCAGCTTCGAGGAGGGCGCCGCGATCGCCTGCGGCACCGGCACCGCCTGGTGCGGGCTGAAGAAGCTGCACATCGCCGGCGGCGACACCGTCGCCATCTTCGGCCAGGGCCCCGTCGGCTTGAGCGGCACGGCCAGCGCCGCGGCCATGGGGGCGCGCGTGATCGCGGTGGACGTCCTCCCGGCGCGGCTGGCGCTGGCGAGGGAGCTGGGGGCCGACGCGGTGCTGGACGCGGCCGCTGGCGACACGGTGGCGGCGATTCGCGACCTCACCGGCGGCCGCGGGGCGAGCGCTTCGCTGGAAACGTCGGGCCAGGCGGCTGCCCGTTCGCAGTGCCTGGAGGCGCTCAGCCCCTTCGGCCGCTGCTGCTACGTCGGCATCGGCGGGCCGGCGTCGATCGACTTCAACCGCGATGTGATCTTCAAGGTGGCCACGATCTACGGCTCGTGGACCTTCAGCAAGGCGGAGCTGATCGCGATCGCCCGTTTCATGGTCGAGCGGAACGTGCCGCTGCAGAAGCTGATCACCCACCGATTTCCGCTGGACCAGGCGGCGGAGGCGTTCCGCACCTTCGACGGCGGCGCCGCCGGCAAGTGCATGATCGTTCCCTGACCGCCTGGCGAGCCAGGGCGTCCCTCCGCTTCAGCCGCCGGAGACCGCCATGCCTTCGAGCGCGGCGAAGTCGGCGTCGATGCGTGCGCCGCGCTGCGCGATCCAGGGGCGCAGGGCGAGGTCGGTGTGAATGTAGCGCCGGTTCTCCCTGATGCCGCGCACGACCAGCGCGGCGACTTCCGCCGGCTCCAGTTGCTGCAAGGTTGCCGTGCGCGCCTGGCGTGCCGACGACGGGGCGCCGAACTGCGCCGGACGGTTGCGCTCCGACTCGTAGATGCGCGTGTTCACGCCGCCCGGACAGAGCACGGAGACGCCGATCCCCTCCGGCGCGAGATCGGCCCGCAGTGACTCGGAGAAGCCGACGACGGCGTACTTACAGATGGTTTCAAAACCGGCGTTCAGGTGCGATCGCACACCTGCAAGCGGGAACCCGAGCCGGTTTTGAAACCATGTCTTAGTCGTGGTGTAGACGCCGCGGTCGGGGGAAGCGCTCAGCCCCGCCGCCGAGGCGGTGTTCACGATCTGCGCCTCACCCGCGCCCGCCCTGCGCAGCAGCGGCAGGAAGGCGCGCACGCCCTCGATCACGCCGAGGAGGTTGACCGCCAGCAGCCAGGCCCACTGCTCGCGCGTCGCCTCCGCCAGCGAGCCCGCAATGTACACGCCCGCGTTGTTGCAGAGCACGTTAACGTGCCCGAATTCGTGCTCGGCGCGGGCCGCGAGCGCCTGCAGCGACGCGGGGTCGCCGACGTCGGTGTGCACGGCCAGCGCACGCACGTCCTGTGAACGTGAACGCAGCTCACTGGCGACCGTCTCCGCCGCGTCGGGCTCGATGTCGGCGACGATCACGTGCATGCCCTCGCCGGCAAATGCATGTGCGAGGGCGCGGCCGATGCCGCTGCCGCCGCCCGTGACCACCGCGATCCTGCCGTGCAACTCCTGCATCGCCGCCTCCAGCCGCCCGCGGCGCGGCGCGCGCGGACGTGCTGATCGTGGGCGCGCCCCGCGGCCCTATCAAACGCGTGCGAGGGCGCGTACGAGAGAATGTACGCCGGTCATCCGGTTTGGCTCCGCGCGGTGGGCAGCACGGGCCGGGCGGCAGCGCGTCGCCGTCCCCACCAGCCCCGGCGTCCGCGGTTGCGGGCAGCGCAGCGTGGCCGTAGGGCGCTATATTCGTAGCGTCCCGCCACGGGCAGGCTGCTATTGCTATGCCGCGCCCGCCGGCCCGGCTGCGCAACGCTGCACACGGACGAAAGGCGGATGAATCTGGACGCGGCAAGGCCGCTGCACGTTGGCATCGCCGGCCTCGGCATGGCCGGCGCGGGTATCGTCAACACGCTGGCCGCGCTGCCGCAGATTCGGCTTGTCGCCGCGGCGGACCCGCGGGCGCCGGCGCTGGCCGCGTTCCGCGAGCGCTTCCGCGGGCACGGGTATCAAAGCCTGGAGGGCCTTTGCGCCGATCCGAAGGTCGAGGCCGTCTGGCTGGCGACGCCCACACACCTGCACTGCGAGCAGGCGATCGCCCTGGCCGAGCACGGCAAGCACGTCGTCGTCGAGAAGCCGCTTGCCGTCTCGTTGGAGGAGTGCGAGCGCATGATCGCGGCCGCCGAGCGCAACGGCATCGCGCTGATCGCCGGTGGGGCGCGCAGCTTCGAGCCGGCCTTTGCCGGGATGCGGCGCATCATCGCCTCGGGCCGGCTCGGGCGGCTGGGCGGGCTGACGACCTGGGCGTTCCTTGGCTGGATGCTGCGCCCGCGCGAGCCGCACGAGGTCGACGTGAGCCGCGGCGGCGGCGCCGTCTACAACCAGGCGCCGCATGCGGTCGACGTGCTGCGTCTGCTCGGCGGCGGGCTGGTGCGCAGCGTGCGGGCGATGACGGGCGAGTGGCTGCCCGAACGGCCTTGCCCCGGCTACTTCTGCGCCTATCTCGAATTCGAGGACGGCACGCCGGCAACGCTGGTCTATAACGGCTACGGCTACCTGCACGCCTGGGAGCTGCTGCCCTGGGGTGAAACGCCGCAGCGCCAGGCGGCGGCGGAGCGGGCCAGCGCCTACCGCCGGCAACTGCGCCTGGGCACGGCGGACGAGTACGCGGCGCGGGAACGGCTGCGCTTCGGCGGTTTACCGGAGCGCCCAGCCGCGGAGCGGGGTGGCACGGACAGCTGGACGCCGGGCGACGCGGGGCTGGTGATCGCGAGCTGCGAGCGCGGCGAGCTGCGCCAGTCGGCCACGGGCCTGTACGTCTACGACGACGACGGCCGCCACGACGAGCCGCTGCCGCCCGGCCAGAGCCTGCGCCTGAACGAGGTGACGGAGCTGCTCGCTGCGATCGGCGGCCGCCCCGCGCTGCACGACGGCCGCTGGGGCATGGCCACGCTCGAAGTCGTGCTGGCGATCATGCAGTCGGCCGCGGAGCGCAAGGAGATCCGCCTACGGCGCCAGGCGCCGTACGGCTGACGCCGCGCCGCAGGCGGCGCGCGTCCACCGCTTCGCCCGCGCCGCGGCGAGGCTCTGCTATGATCGTCGCGATGGTATCTGCTCGATGAACCTGATGCGCTGCACCGTCGTCGATCCCCACGGCGCCGTGAGCTTCGTCGCTCCCGGCGAGGCGCTGCCCGCGCTGGCGGCGGCCTGCGCCCGCAACCCGGCCACCCTGGCGGAGCTGCTGGAGCTGGCCGACCCGCTCTACGCTGAGTTGCGCGAGCGCATCCTCAATGGCCTGGCCCTCTTCGACGAGCGCAACCGGCCCGGCAACTGCGCGGCGATCCACCAGGCGCTCGACGTCTGCGCCCCGCACCAGCAGCCCGTCTTCCGCGTGCTGGACGACCGCACGCGCGAGGCGAGCCTGCAGCCGGTGAAGGCCGGCGCCGTGCTCTTCAACCTGCTGGGCAAACGCATCGTGCAGTTGCAGAACAGCTACCGGCATGTGCAGCGCAGCGGCCGCTTCCGCGTCTTCGACGGCCGCCGGCTCACCAACCGCTCCTTCCACTACCAGCTTCCCGGCGAGTGGGCGATCGTGCCGTAGGCGGCCGCACCTGCATGGCGTTCTCACTTCACTACAGGCTCAGCCGATAGCCGCGGTCTGCAGGAAGGCGAGCGCCCGCGCCAGCAGCGGCTCCGGGTGGCACCAGAGCTGCAGGTGGCCTTGCTTCGGCACGGTGACAAGCTCGGCGTGCGGCAGCGCCGCGGCCAGCTCGCGCACGGCGGGCGTGAAACTGTCCGACCCGCCGCCGTAGAGCAGCAACGGATCGCCGATCGCGTGCAGGCCCGCGGGCGGCTCCCACAGCGCCTGGGCGCGGTAGCGCGCCGCGTGCGCTGCCGGGTCGGATGCGAGCATCACCGGCCGTAGCGGCAGCATCGCCGGGTCGCCGTCGAGCGGCGGCGCAAGCGCGGCGAGGCCCTCCTGCTCGATGCGCGCCGCCGAGCGCGTGCCGACGTCACGACGCGGCAGCCAGCCCACGGCGCCGCCGGCAATCAGCGCCCGCAGCCGGCCCGGATGGGCCGCGGCGAAGCGCAGCGCCAGCAGCGCTCCCAGCGAGAAGCCCCAGCACAGCGCCTGCTGCAGCCCCTCGGCTGCCAGCACCGCGTCGAGGTCGTCGCGCATGGCATCGGCCTTGTACGCCGCGTCCTCGTGAGGGCAGTCGCTGCTGCCGTGGCCGCGCAGATCGGGCACGATCAGCCGGAAGCGCGTCTGCAACGGCTCCGTGTAGCCGAGAGTCTCCCACAGCTCGCCGTTGCAAAGGCCCGGATGCAGCAGCAGCAGCGGCGGACCGTCGCCGAGCACACGATAGCGGATGGTGATCGCGCCGTTCCGGGCTGATCGCACCGGCCTGATCCTCCCGACGTTTGCTGCGGCCACGGTAGCCGATCCGCGGGGCAGCGAGCAGAGCCGTCTGCGCGGGCGCGCCCGGCCGAAACACAGCGCGGCGCCCGCGTCCGATTCGAATCGGACGCGGGCGCCGGCTGCTTCCTGGTGAA
This genomic window contains:
- a CDS encoding zinc-binding dehydrogenase, which gives rise to MRGVVFTGNRALEIRGFPDPHAGPGEAVVQIRASGLCGSDLHAYRGPQALQTISGHEPCGVIAELGPGAPAGLKPGDRVMVHHYAGCGLCEICAMGFEQACPNGRVTYGGGTGHGANADAMLVPARTLVPLPDELSFEEGAAIACGTGTAWCGLKKLHIAGGDTVAIFGQGPVGLSGTASAAAMGARVIAVDVLPARLALARELGADAVLDAAAGDTVAAIRDLTGGRGASASLETSGQAAARSQCLEALSPFGRCCYVGIGGPASIDFNRDVIFKVATIYGSWTFSKAELIAIARFMVERNVPLQKLITHRFPLDQAAEAFRTFDGGAAGKCMIVP
- a CDS encoding ATP-binding protein, with protein sequence MNARATFGSLAAWRTRRLAEVRPSLPPAARYLRNARVRLTVWYVGILFVLLVAAGLGSYLVLARVRAEEVDSDLRSVALDLANRAATLPAAQASGDGPTYAGLLGFDGSASSVNTGPHSDVFYVVWPVGGVPDVYTPPNLKLKGFPDSASVNAAVASGHADLRTVHKDGQAYRVLSQIVRRNGQPPDIEQVGKSLGPYQNELRDTALVLAGVGIGALALAAMGGMLVAGRALRPAQLSWQRQQEFVADASHELRTPLSLIRADAEVLLRAPTRPVAENRDLVEDIVHEADHLSALVADLLVLARLDAGQLPLHKSEIDAGELLKELGSQTVRLLAGRDIGLLLRRPRRLVVHADRDRIVQVLRILIDNAQRHTPAGGSITLRARRTGGRVQLSVADTGSGIPPEHRERVFERFYRVDAARGRTDGGAGLGLAIARGLVEAHEGRLWLQSERGRGTTVFVELPG
- a CDS encoding RidA family protein translates to MTAARPEAAGVHYLNPAGLPGNPAFSQAVAVTGPARTIYIGMQNAVDAAGTIVGKGDVAAQTEQVLKNIEICLAAAGARPEHLVMWTIYVAQGQPVPPAFAVFQRWWGGRPNPPANTVLLTPALIVPDFLIGIEAIAVVPQSG
- a CDS encoding SDR family NAD(P)-dependent oxidoreductase is translated as MQELHGRIAVVTGGGSGIGRALAHAFAGEGMHVIVADIEPDAAETVASELRSRSQDVRALAVHTDVGDPASLQALAARAEHEFGHVNVLCNNAGVYIAGSLAEATREQWAWLLAVNLLGVIEGVRAFLPLLRRAGAGEAQIVNTASAAGLSASPDRGVYTTTKTWFQNRLGFPLAGVRSHLNAGFETICKYAVVGFSESLRADLAPEGIGVSVLCPGGVNTRIYESERNRPAQFGAPSSARQARTATLQQLEPAEVAALVVRGIRENRRYIHTDLALRPWIAQRGARIDADFAALEGMAVSGG
- a CDS encoding alpha/beta fold hydrolase, which gives rise to MRSARNGAITIRYRVLGDGPPLLLLHPGLCNGELWETLGYTEPLQTRFRLIVPDLRGHGSSDCPHEDAAYKADAMRDDLDAVLAAEGLQQALCWGFSLGALLALRFAAAHPGRLRALIAGGAVGWLPRRDVGTRSAARIEQEGLAALAPPLDGDPAMLPLRPVMLASDPAAHAARYRAQALWEPPAGLHAIGDPLLLYGGGSDSFTPAVRELAAALPHAELVTVPKQGHLQLWCHPEPLLARALAFLQTAAIG
- a CDS encoding Gfo/Idh/MocA family oxidoreductase, which gives rise to MNLDAARPLHVGIAGLGMAGAGIVNTLAALPQIRLVAAADPRAPALAAFRERFRGHGYQSLEGLCADPKVEAVWLATPTHLHCEQAIALAEHGKHVVVEKPLAVSLEECERMIAAAERNGIALIAGGARSFEPAFAGMRRIIASGRLGRLGGLTTWAFLGWMLRPREPHEVDVSRGGGAVYNQAPHAVDVLRLLGGGLVRSVRAMTGEWLPERPCPGYFCAYLEFEDGTPATLVYNGYGYLHAWELLPWGETPQRQAAAERASAYRRQLRLGTADEYAARERLRFGGLPERPAAERGGTDSWTPGDAGLVIASCERGELRQSATGLYVYDDDGRHDEPLPPGQSLRLNEVTELLAAIGGRPALHDGRWGMATLEVVLAIMQSAAERKEIRLRRQAPYG